A window of the Planktothrix tepida PCC 9214 genome harbors these coding sequences:
- a CDS encoding transposase has protein sequence MRAKVKEVSVDMWGGFKKVIREVFPNALIVIDRFHVMKLVNSSLNQLRLKLELKGLKNRCLLLKNYVDLTPEERRDLKLLLKASPCLSIAYELKEELRDIYESSTTVLMGMRRLKKWLNSALIVFGKTAQTLKHHLPDICHYFINRTTSGVMEGLNNRIKLILRQSYGFKNFEMMRQKLLACLFI, from the coding sequence ATGAGAGCCAAGGTCAAAGAGGTTTCTGTGGATATGTGGGGAGGATTTAAAAAAGTGATTCGGGAAGTTTTTCCTAATGCTTTAATTGTCATTGACCGATTTCATGTGATGAAGTTAGTCAACAGTTCTCTGAATCAACTTCGACTTAAATTAGAACTAAAAGGCTTAAAAAATCGGTGCTTACTGCTGAAAAATTATGTCGATTTAACCCCCGAAGAGAGAAGGGATCTGAAACTGTTGTTAAAGGCCTCCCCCTGTTTGAGTATCGCTTATGAATTAAAAGAGGAACTCCGAGATATTTATGAAAGCAGTACAACGGTTCTTATGGGAATGAGAAGATTAAAGAAATGGCTCAATTCGGCTCTTATTGTTTTTGGAAAAACCGCCCAAACTCTTAAACACCATCTTCCCGATATTTGCCATTATTTTATTAATCGAACAACCAGTGGAGTTATGGAGGGATTAAACAACCGGATCAAATTAATTCTTCGTCAAAGCTATGGCTTCAAAAATTTTGAGATGATGCGCCAAAAGCTACTAGCCTGTCTTTTTATATAA
- a CDS encoding universal stress protein, whose amino-acid sequence MNYQRILVAIDQSVQSKMVFETALELARKSSGQLMIFHRLSLDEPESYTYTSVQVEKIVHHYKFVQEKLEQDLEKVRLWLTGLENRAIEAGIQAEWDWKEGNAGRLICQVAKNWNADIIVMGRRGKSAVMETLLGSVSYHVVHHAPCAVLIVQGK is encoded by the coding sequence ATGAATTATCAACGAATTTTAGTTGCCATTGACCAGTCAGTACAAAGTAAAATGGTATTTGAAACTGCGTTAGAATTAGCGCGGAAATCATCGGGACAGTTGATGATTTTTCACCGTTTGTCTTTGGACGAACCGGAAAGTTATACTTATACCAGTGTGCAAGTTGAAAAGATTGTTCACCATTATAAATTTGTTCAAGAGAAGTTAGAACAAGATTTAGAAAAAGTGCGGTTATGGTTAACTGGGTTAGAAAACCGTGCCATTGAAGCAGGAATTCAAGCCGAATGGGATTGGAAAGAAGGGAATGCAGGACGTTTGATTTGTCAGGTCGCTAAAAATTGGAATGCTGATATTATCGTCATGGGAAGACGTGGAAAAAGTGCGGTTATGGAAACACTTTTAGGGAGTGTGAGTTATCATGTTGTCCATCATGCCCCCTGTGCGGTATTGATTGTTCAAGGGAAATAG
- a CDS encoding Uma2 family endonuclease: protein MVNATFNLITDKTADVYYYPDIMVTCDSRDRNNGYFKQYPSLIIEVLSASTEAFNRGDKFADYRQIETLQEYVLISQNKINIECFRRNSDGRWELFTYKPQETLQLESINFSCSVSEIYEDVLGLN from the coding sequence GTGGTAAATGCGACATTTAATTTGATAACCGACAAAACCGCAGACGTTTATTATTATCCTGATATTATGGTAACTTGTGACTCCCGCGACAGAAATAATGGTTATTTTAAACAATATCCGAGTTTAATTATTGAAGTATTATCTGCCTCAACTGAAGCCTTTAACCGAGGTGATAAATTTGCCGACTATCGACAGATTGAAACCTTACAAGAATATGTATTGATTAGCCAAAATAAAATTAATATTGAATGTTTTAGACGAAATTCAGACGGACGATGGGAATTGTTTACCTATAAACCCCAGGAAACTCTTCAATTAGAAAGTATTAATTTTAGTTGTTCTGTCTCAGAAATTTATGAAGATGTATTAGGATTGAATTAA
- a CDS encoding GNAT family N-acetyltransferase has protein sequence MSKSAILRPATLEDIPVLFQLIQALAEYENLSHEVSGSAENLKQHLLGSPSYIEAILAEVKGKAVGFALFFHNYSTFLTQPGIYLEDLFVLPEYRRQGIGKALITHVAELAVSRGCGRLEWSVLDWNQPAIDFYEKIGAKIFPDWRICRVTGASLAALGNPK, from the coding sequence ATGTCAAAATCAGCAATTTTAAGACCAGCAACCCTTGAGGATATTCCTGTTTTATTCCAACTGATTCAAGCCTTAGCGGAATACGAAAACCTATCCCATGAAGTGAGTGGAAGTGCGGAAAACTTAAAACAACATTTATTGGGTTCTCCATCCTATATAGAAGCAATTTTAGCTGAAGTTAAAGGAAAAGCCGTTGGTTTTGCCTTATTTTTTCATAACTATTCTACGTTTTTAACCCAACCTGGAATTTATTTAGAAGATTTATTTGTCCTTCCTGAATATCGTCGTCAAGGGATTGGTAAAGCCTTAATCACTCATGTAGCAGAATTAGCAGTATCCAGAGGGTGTGGACGTTTAGAATGGTCTGTTTTAGATTGGAATCAACCCGCTATTGATTTTTATGAAAAAATAGGCGCGAAAATTTTCCCCGACTGGCGCATTTGTCGGGTCACTGGAGCTTCTTTAGCAGCATTGGGAAACCCAAAATAA
- a CDS encoding phospholipase D-like domain-containing protein, producing MDLISVGTMLLIVVIVILLILYFRGVFRDKHHYQIRNLPPPTADNFAFTVACLSDSYITAGQVTGFWVEADQIYAARLDAIRKAQTVIQFETYMMTPGRRANEFAAALVERAQAGVRVQLLADNYGSQSMSPDYWQRLEAAGVEVELFNELSWKDLSYHLKRNHRKLLLIDQHLAMIGGAGISDEWDGLDGNGCCCPWFDYEIAFEGPLVARLRGIFLQHWMDGGGVADLALDPLVLTPEHEPKVIITPGEDPSYRDSEIRSLYQSLIQASQYRLWIASPYFLPDPSSRRVLFEAKRRGVDIRILTMGKTCDKPFVHYTSRELYGYLLQGGIEIYEYQKSMMHAKAWLVDEHWVSLGSANFDPRSLFKNDELNLSTSEPEVIPQIETFFKQGFANSYLVNRKDWQRRSRVERLIGQFCLLFFWQL from the coding sequence ATGGATCTGATATCAGTAGGAACAATGCTCCTCATCGTGGTGATTGTGATCCTTCTAATTCTTTATTTTCGAGGGGTTTTTCGAGACAAACACCACTATCAGATTAGAAATTTACCCCCACCCACCGCCGATAATTTTGCTTTTACCGTTGCCTGTCTATCGGATTCCTACATTACCGCAGGACAAGTCACCGGGTTTTGGGTCGAAGCGGATCAAATTTATGCAGCCCGACTGGATGCTATTCGCAAAGCCCAAACGGTGATTCAGTTTGAAACTTATATGATGACACCGGGGCGACGGGCTAATGAGTTTGCAGCCGCCTTGGTTGAACGCGCTCAAGCGGGGGTTAGAGTTCAACTGTTAGCGGATAATTATGGCAGCCAATCGATGTCTCCCGACTATTGGCAACGGTTGGAAGCCGCCGGGGTGGAAGTTGAATTATTTAATGAATTAAGTTGGAAAGATTTAAGCTATCATCTCAAACGCAATCATCGGAAGTTATTGTTAATTGATCAACATCTAGCGATGATTGGAGGGGCGGGAATTTCCGATGAGTGGGATGGTTTAGATGGGAATGGTTGTTGCTGTCCTTGGTTTGACTATGAAATTGCCTTTGAAGGCCCTCTAGTTGCCCGGTTACGGGGTATTTTTCTACAACATTGGATGGATGGTGGCGGTGTGGCGGATTTGGCTTTAGATCCTTTGGTTTTGACTCCTGAACATGAACCGAAGGTAATTATTACCCCCGGAGAAGATCCGAGTTATCGAGATTCAGAAATTCGCTCTTTATATCAATCTTTAATTCAGGCTTCTCAATATCGACTTTGGATTGCTAGTCCCTATTTTTTACCTGATCCGAGTTCCCGTAGAGTTTTATTTGAGGCGAAGCGCAGAGGGGTAGATATTCGGATTTTAACGATGGGAAAAACCTGTGATAAACCGTTTGTTCATTATACGTCCCGTGAATTGTACGGTTATTTATTGCAGGGAGGAATTGAGATTTATGAATATCAAAAAAGCATGATGCACGCTAAGGCGTGGTTAGTTGATGAGCATTGGGTGAGTTTAGGTAGTGCTAATTTTGATCCGCGTAGTTTGTTTAAGAATGATGAGTTAAATCTTTCTACGTCTGAACCTGAAGTGATTCCCCAAATAGAAACGTTTTTTAAACAGGGTTTTGCCAATAGTTATTTGGTGAATCGCAAAGATTGGCAACGTCGGTCTAGGGTGGAACGGTTAATCGGACAATTCTGTTTATTATTTTTCTGGCAACTTTAA
- the serS gene encoding serine--tRNA ligase — protein MLDIKLIRENPVEVQERLKVRGEYDLQPILTLDEQRRQLEQERIVLQTRSNDIGKLVGEKIKSGCDPKGEEIKALREEGQQLKIQLSELEPKEKEIDAQITQLLLPIPNLPSESTPVGKDERENVEIRRWGDEYIPQNPNILHHADIGEKLNLLEFKQAVKVAQTRFVALKGAGAALERSLIQFMLDRHTNNGYIEIMPPLLVNSTSLTATGQLPKFAEESFKCDSDDLWLIPTSEVSVMNLYRDEILDAEQLPIYHCSYTPCFRREAGSYGKDTRGLIRLHQFNKVEMVKLVHPETSEAEHEKLVQDAEGVLQALKLPYRVIELCTGDLGFSAAKCYDIEVWLPSAGTYREISSCSNVKDFQARRANIRFKEAGKKGTQYIHALNGSGLAVGRTMAAILENYQQPDETIRIPDVLQPYLGREIL, from the coding sequence GTGTTAGATATTAAATTAATTCGGGAAAATCCAGTCGAAGTGCAAGAACGCCTAAAGGTACGAGGCGAGTATGATTTGCAACCGATTTTAACCTTAGATGAACAACGCCGCCAACTGGAACAGGAACGCATTGTATTGCAAACCCGAAGTAATGATATTGGTAAATTAGTTGGGGAGAAAATTAAATCAGGATGTGACCCGAAAGGGGAAGAAATTAAAGCCTTAAGAGAGGAAGGTCAACAACTCAAAATCCAGTTGAGTGAATTGGAACCGAAGGAAAAAGAAATTGATGCTCAAATCACTCAATTATTATTACCCATTCCTAATTTACCCAGTGAATCTACTCCGGTAGGAAAAGATGAACGGGAGAATGTAGAAATTAGACGCTGGGGGGATGAATATATTCCCCAAAATCCTAATATTTTGCATCATGCAGATATTGGAGAAAAACTGAATTTATTAGAGTTTAAACAGGCGGTTAAAGTCGCTCAAACCCGATTTGTAGCGTTAAAAGGTGCAGGTGCTGCCTTAGAACGATCATTAATTCAATTTATGTTAGATCGCCATACGAATAACGGTTATATTGAAATCATGCCCCCGTTATTAGTTAATAGTACATCCTTAACTGCAACGGGTCAACTACCGAAATTTGCCGAAGAAAGTTTTAAATGTGATTCCGATGATTTATGGTTAATTCCAACCTCTGAAGTATCCGTGATGAATTTGTATCGAGATGAGATTTTAGACGCAGAACAATTACCCATTTATCATTGTTCCTATACCCCTTGTTTTCGTCGAGAAGCCGGAAGTTATGGGAAAGATACCAGGGGGTTAATTCGGTTACACCAATTTAATAAAGTGGAAATGGTGAAACTGGTTCATCCTGAAACATCCGAAGCAGAACATGAGAAATTAGTACAGGATGCCGAAGGGGTTTTACAAGCGTTAAAATTACCTTATCGGGTGATAGAATTATGTACGGGAGATTTAGGATTTTCCGCCGCAAAATGTTATGATATTGAGGTGTGGTTGCCCTCGGCGGGAACCTACCGCGAGATTTCTAGTTGTTCCAATGTTAAGGACTTTCAAGCTCGACGTGCCAATATTCGCTTTAAAGAAGCGGGTAAAAAAGGCACACAATATATTCATGCGTTAAATGGTTCTGGGTTAGCCGTTGGTCGCACTATGGCTGCGATTTTAGAAAATTATCAACAACCCGATGAAACCATCCGTATTCCTGACGTTTTACAACCCTATTTAGGACGAGAAATCCTCTAA
- a CDS encoding WD40 repeat domain-containing protein — MFVKELNWKISTALAITTAVVMGVPLAKNFSRLNATSPDLKSSLSLSSMKTLKDHSGWIYAIAMTPDSQTLISGGYGGLIKIWNLQTGQLQKTLNAHVDAVESLALSPDGKMLISASWDNEIKLWNFTTGQLIQSLKGHSDDIKAIAISPDGKLLASGSTDQTIRLWNLSTGQLLKILDNKDWVTSIAFSSDRQTLATGSENGNITIWSLTDEGKYTLMQHSARVHALAFSPNGKILASGSADHSVKLWNFKTGKVLHTLNHHSADVLCVIFSPKGDILATGSYDKTINLWNPNTGGLLNQLSEHHHPVWSLVFNPKGTILASASGDETIKLWSMVHVQPSASTTSQPSVQQAPIPITNRESIQHLNQQLYDTIDQRWQANLMLKDTLIYQVTLNEKGKIIAYKPFNSAAVQKMQKTAPLFQPDAQSLSQSFAQFQVVLSPSGLLEVTPWEGWR; from the coding sequence ATGTTTGTTAAAGAATTAAATTGGAAAATATCAACGGCTTTAGCGATTACAACCGCAGTCGTGATGGGTGTTCCATTAGCAAAGAATTTCTCAAGATTAAACGCAACATCTCCTGATCTTAAATCGAGTTTATCGTTGTCCTCTATGAAAACCTTAAAAGATCATTCAGGATGGATTTATGCGATTGCAATGACTCCCGATAGTCAAACATTAATTAGTGGAGGTTATGGAGGGTTAATTAAAATTTGGAATTTGCAAACGGGTCAATTACAAAAAACCTTAAACGCTCACGTTGATGCCGTTGAATCTTTAGCCCTGAGTCCTGATGGAAAAATGCTTATTAGTGCGAGTTGGGATAATGAAATTAAACTGTGGAATTTTACAACAGGTCAACTGATTCAAAGCCTCAAAGGTCATAGCGATGATATTAAGGCAATTGCCATTAGTCCCGATGGTAAACTATTAGCTTCTGGGAGTACAGATCAAACCATTCGGTTGTGGAATTTGTCTACAGGTCAACTTCTAAAAATCCTTGATAATAAAGATTGGGTAACTTCCATTGCCTTTAGTTCTGATCGTCAAACTTTAGCAACGGGAAGCGAAAATGGTAATATTACAATTTGGTCTTTAACCGATGAAGGAAAGTATACCTTAATGCAGCATTCTGCAAGGGTTCACGCCTTAGCTTTTAGTCCCAATGGCAAAATTTTAGCCAGTGGTAGTGCAGACCATAGCGTGAAATTGTGGAACTTTAAAACCGGGAAAGTTCTACATACCTTAAATCACCATTCCGCCGACGTTTTGTGTGTTATTTTTAGCCCCAAAGGAGATATTTTAGCGACCGGTAGTTATGATAAAACCATTAATTTATGGAATCCGAATACAGGAGGACTCCTAAATCAGTTATCCGAACATCATCATCCCGTTTGGTCATTAGTTTTTAATCCTAAAGGTACAATTTTAGCGAGTGCCAGTGGGGATGAAACAATTAAACTTTGGTCAATGGTTCATGTTCAGCCTTCTGCTTCTACTACTTCTCAACCTTCAGTACAACAAGCACCTATCCCCATCACCAATAGGGAATCTATTCAACACTTAAATCAACAACTTTATGATACAATTGATCAACGTTGGCAAGCTAATTTAATGCTTAAGGATACTTTGATTTATCAAGTTACTTTAAATGAAAAAGGGAAAATTATTGCTTATAAACCTTTTAACTCAGCTGCCGTTCAGAAAATGCAAAAAACCGCCCCCTTGTTCCAACCAGATGCTCAATCTCTCTCTCAATCTTTTGCTCAATTCCAGGTTGTCTTATCCCCCTCTGGACTGCTGGAAGTTACGCCTTGGGAAGGGTGGAGATAA
- a CDS encoding transposase family protein: MDFQLERLLNLPNITVFTCQEQEGFIVLKLDLLNEGITCPHCQNYTDHIHQTRSMLIRDLSICGQGVYLHLPRRQFYCAGCKKYPTEPLEFVEKRRNYTIRYNESQGQRGFCGYVGRI; this comes from the coding sequence ATGGACTTTCAACTAGAGCGTTTGCTCAACCTCCCGAATATTACGGTGTTCACTTGTCAAGAACAAGAAGGTTTTATTGTTCTTAAATTAGACTTATTAAACGAGGGAATTACTTGTCCACATTGTCAAAATTATACCGATCATATTCATCAAACTCGCTCGATGTTAATCCGAGATCTATCTATTTGTGGGCAGGGAGTTTATCTGCATCTACCCCGTCGCCAATTTTATTGTGCTGGATGTAAAAAATATCCAACAGAACCCTTAGAATTTGTAGAGAAAAGGAGGAATTACACCATTCGTTATAATGAGAGCCAAGGTCAAAGAGGTTTCTGTGGATATGTGGGGAGGATTTAA
- a CDS encoding response regulator transcription factor translates to MNVLLIEDQPKIANFVQMGLKEQGFVVNYCDNGDDGYLEAMNNDYDVIVLDIMIPGKDGLAILKSLRKAGRNIPVILLTARNELEDRLEGLNLGADDYISKPFFVEELIARIHAVVRRSIGERQNIIAYGPLKLDRITREVTCDQQIVELTTREFNLLEYLMRSPGRVLTRTQILEHVWGYDFNPNTNVVDVCIQRIRKKIDCIGGNDCIESVRGVGYRFRKPEP, encoded by the coding sequence ATGAATGTCCTGTTGATTGAAGATCAACCCAAAATCGCCAATTTTGTACAAATGGGTTTGAAAGAACAAGGGTTTGTAGTCAACTATTGTGACAACGGCGATGACGGGTATTTAGAAGCGATGAACAATGACTATGATGTGATTGTTCTCGATATTATGATCCCCGGAAAAGATGGATTAGCCATTCTCAAAAGTCTCCGCAAAGCCGGACGGAATATTCCGGTTATTTTACTCACCGCACGCAATGAATTAGAAGACCGACTGGAAGGACTTAATTTAGGTGCAGATGACTATATTTCTAAACCTTTCTTTGTCGAAGAATTAATCGCGCGAATTCATGCAGTTGTCCGTCGGAGCATCGGAGAACGCCAAAATATTATTGCTTATGGCCCTCTAAAATTAGATCGAATTACCAGAGAAGTGACCTGTGATCAACAAATTGTTGAACTCACCACCCGTGAGTTTAATTTATTAGAATATTTGATGCGATCACCAGGACGAGTCTTAACTCGAACCCAAATTTTAGAACACGTTTGGGGGTATGATTTTAACCCGAATACAAATGTTGTCGATGTCTGTATTCAACGAATTAGAAAAAAAATTGATTGTATTGGAGGAAATGATTGTATTGAAAGTGTGCGCGGTGTAGGTTATCGCTTTCGGAAACCGGAGCCATGA
- a CDS encoding thiol-disulfide oxidoreductase DCC family protein — translation MNHTLETLNPSLNTSTSWKIKLLYDGECPLCLREVNFLQKRDAGRGLIAFVNISDINYRPEDHGGISFEAAMGRIHGLLPDGTIIQNLEVFYQIYQLLGLGWIYAPTRWPLIGAVMNTLYEIWADWRLKLTGRPNLATLVKLRQDSLTSETPSECRCQR, via the coding sequence ATGAATCACACTCTAGAAACCCTGAACCCCTCTTTGAACACATCAACTTCTTGGAAAATTAAATTGCTTTATGATGGTGAATGTCCCTTATGTTTACGAGAAGTAAATTTTTTACAGAAACGGGACGCAGGACGAGGATTAATTGCCTTTGTTAATATTAGTGATATTAATTATCGTCCTGAAGATCATGGTGGGATTTCCTTTGAAGCCGCAATGGGACGAATTCATGGCTTACTTCCTGATGGCACAATCATCCAAAATTTAGAAGTATTTTATCAAATTTATCAACTTTTGGGGCTGGGTTGGATTTATGCACCCACTCGCTGGCCATTAATTGGCGCAGTCATGAATACACTCTATGAAATTTGGGCTGACTGGCGACTAAAGTTAACGGGACGGCCCAATTTAGCCACATTAGTTAAACTGCGTCAGGACTCTTTAACCTCTGAAACCCCATCAGAATGCCGTTGTCAGCGTTAA
- a CDS encoding sensor histidine kinase: protein MKRHSFRVRIALLSATLTGASLIAFSVVFWWLIYKAYLGRLDAELKNQLLQTNHLQEQPSLQVYETRLTHNFNDTPIIFWLIDREGFTQYRSPNMPNLNLQISNFPQSSDPPPPDFPHTPDRPRPPDFPHTPRRPRRPPHNFESHFPPPPPPPPPQLKIMTRRSSSGLWRVGLVTFPHQKVAIAVSLSGIDQEMASIRNGFLVSIPILLLMIVGASWLLSSSALHPIQRLTKSIQQVTVKGLDQRVPINTTDIEFVELIQVFNQMLERLERSFKQASRFSGDAAHELKTPLAILQGELEQMLQKAETESSTQQALSHLLDEVRRLGGTTRKLLLLSLADAGQMRLYQTPVNLSSVLADQIEDIELLAPHLIIQTEINPELMVSGDQDLLTQVLQNLIGNAIKYNLPEGWIKIQGYKRGKKVIITVSNTSKDIPLKDRDRLFDRFYRGDPARTRQIEGIGLGLSLAREIARAHQGDLTLDPPQLGQTSFTLTLPQAGSKLV from the coding sequence ATGAAACGCCACTCTTTTCGAGTCCGTATTGCTCTATTATCAGCAACCCTTACCGGAGCTTCTCTAATCGCTTTTAGCGTGGTATTTTGGTGGCTGATATATAAGGCTTATTTAGGACGTTTAGATGCAGAACTCAAAAATCAATTATTACAAACCAATCATCTACAAGAGCAACCTTCATTACAAGTTTATGAAACTCGATTAACCCATAATTTTAACGATACTCCGATCATATTTTGGCTAATTGATAGAGAGGGTTTTACTCAATATCGCTCCCCCAATATGCCAAATCTTAACCTCCAGATTTCTAATTTTCCCCAGTCTTCTGATCCCCCTCCTCCTGATTTTCCCCATACTCCCGATAGGCCTCGTCCCCCTGATTTTCCCCATACTCCCCGTCGTCCGCGCCGTCCTCCTCATAATTTTGAGTCCCATTTCCCTCCCCCCCCTCCTCCCCCTCCTCCTCAACTTAAAATTATGACCCGACGGTCTTCTTCGGGATTGTGGCGTGTCGGTTTAGTGACGTTTCCCCATCAAAAAGTAGCAATCGCCGTGAGTTTAAGTGGGATTGATCAGGAAATGGCATCAATCCGAAATGGGTTTTTAGTGTCAATTCCCATCCTGTTATTAATGATTGTAGGTGCTTCTTGGCTTTTATCAAGTAGTGCATTACATCCGATTCAACGATTAACAAAAAGTATCCAGCAAGTGACAGTAAAAGGATTAGATCAGCGCGTTCCTATCAACACAACAGATATTGAATTTGTCGAATTAATTCAAGTGTTTAATCAAATGTTAGAACGTTTAGAACGTAGCTTTAAACAAGCGTCTCGCTTCAGTGGGGATGCGGCTCATGAACTCAAAACTCCCCTGGCTATTCTTCAAGGAGAATTAGAACAAATGTTACAAAAAGCAGAAACAGAATCATCTACACAGCAAGCCTTAAGTCATCTTTTAGATGAAGTTAGACGTTTAGGAGGAACAACCCGAAAATTATTATTATTATCCTTAGCTGATGCTGGACAAATGCGATTGTATCAAACCCCGGTCAATTTATCTTCAGTGTTAGCAGACCAGATAGAAGATATAGAATTATTAGCCCCCCATTTAATCATTCAAACCGAAATTAATCCTGAATTAATGGTATCAGGAGATCAAGATTTATTAACCCAAGTTTTACAAAATTTAATTGGTAACGCAATTAAATATAATTTGCCAGAAGGTTGGATCAAAATTCAAGGCTATAAACGGGGTAAAAAGGTTATCATTACTGTTAGTAATACCTCAAAAGATATTCCCCTTAAAGATCGAGATCGTTTATTTGATCGCTTCTATCGAGGTGATCCGGCGCGAACTCGCCAAATTGAAGGTATCGGATTAGGATTAAGTTTAGCACGGGAAATTGCCCGCGCCCATCAAGGAGATTTGACGTTAGATCCCCCTCAATTGGGTCAAACCTCCTTTACCTTGACTCTTCCCCAAGCGGGGTCAAAATTGGTGTAA
- a CDS encoding ferric reductase-like transmembrane domain-containing protein, with protein MQLFQLEFNPVSFAALLGFLAVGAYILTLLPTTLRIVFPATTKTGIPKWLLKYRRWIGLLSFCLAVGHAYIYIKQRNFDWLDIKTYWFYFQGTSTLTIFTLLAITSNDWSVKRLKKNWKKLQQLTYLAMFLLTWHIWAIMAHHWTYLTPIGIVVMLIVIILFLYRQWIVHHQSKNRVSVKS; from the coding sequence ATGCAACTATTTCAACTTGAATTTAATCCAGTTTCTTTTGCAGCTTTATTAGGATTTTTAGCGGTTGGTGCTTATATTTTAACATTACTTCCAACCACGTTAAGAATTGTTTTCCCAGCCACGACTAAAACAGGGATTCCTAAATGGTTGTTGAAATATCGGCGTTGGATTGGTCTTTTATCATTTTGTTTAGCGGTTGGTCATGCTTATATTTATATTAAACAAAGAAATTTTGATTGGTTAGATATTAAAACCTATTGGTTCTATTTTCAAGGCACTTCAACGTTAACGATTTTTACGTTATTGGCAATTACTTCTAATGATTGGAGTGTTAAACGCCTCAAGAAAAATTGGAAGAAATTACAACAGTTAACCTATTTAGCAATGTTTTTATTAACCTGGCATATTTGGGCAATTATGGCTCACCATTGGACATATTTAACACCCATTGGCATTGTAGTAATGTTAATCGTTATTATTTTATTTCTCTATCGTCAATGGATTGTTCATCATCAATCTAAAAATCGAGTTTCTGTAAAATCTTAA
- a CDS encoding glycogen debranching protein — translation MTIWVNEQLDPMGIVYSCIACCDEKQAQDCHQSFQRNLTEIQKQQGWVAILRTVESWDDVPVSALKLN, via the coding sequence ATGACCATTTGGGTAAATGAACAACTTGATCCGATGGGAATCGTCTATTCTTGTATTGCTTGTTGTGATGAGAAGCAAGCTCAAGATTGCCATCAGTCCTTTCAAAGAAACTTAACAGAAATCCAAAAACAACAAGGTTGGGTTGCTATTCTGAGAACCGTTGAATCTTGGGATGATGTTCCTGTCAGTGCCTTAAAATTAAATTAA